A single window of Malus sylvestris chromosome 5, drMalSylv7.2, whole genome shotgun sequence DNA harbors:
- the LOC126623614 gene encoding wax ester synthase/diacylglycerol acyltransferase 11-like, with amino-acid sequence MASSAAGDPSADEPVTPAGRLFLQPEMNQIINCAIGFQNPINIDLIKSTLQNSPLLSNPRFSSLLVRDSDGREHWRKTTHVDIDRHVIVLHEPLTTSPVDHETAVNDYLAELCTGTGLPADKPLWEFHLLMAHKCGVVRIHHALGDGVSLMALLVAGCRRAGDEVKIPTFPGKRNRASKEKGWWAMVNGFWGMMWFSLIFVVEFVMRSLWVCDGKTEISGGDGVELWPRKLATARFRLQDMKLIKNSVPDATINDVLIGVISSGLSRYLYHRDPNGLRDGTRMTGIGMVNLRREAGLQELSDLMKENSGSGWGNKFGMMLLPVYYHKSGGDPLAYLRRAKAMLDRKKQSLEAHFSYAIGLFVMTYFGAKVASWLNYRIVCHTTFTISNVLGPQEEITLGGNPITYLRVNNSSLPHALTMHMMSYAGGADMQIVAAKDIIPDPVFLAKCFEEALIDMKEAVAAIHRT; translated from the exons ATGGCTTCATCGGCAGCCGGTGACCCCTCCGCCGACGAGCCAGTCACCCCGGCAGGCCGCCTCTTCCTCCAGCCCGAAATGAACCAAATAATCAACTGCGCCATCGGATTCCAAAACCCCATAAACATCGACTTAATCAAATCCACCCTCCAAAACTCTCCCCTCCTCTCCAACCCCAGATTCTCCAGCCTCCTCGTCCGCGACTCCGACGGCCGCGAGCACTGGCGGAAGACCACCCACGTCGACATCGACCGCCACGTCATCGTCCTCCACGAACCCCTCACCACATCACCCGTTGACCACGAGACAGCGGTCAACGACTACTTGGCCGAGCTCTGCACCGGCACCGGCCTCCCCGCCGACAAGCCGCTCTGGGAATTCCACCTCCTCATGGCCCACAAGTGCGGCGTTGTTCGAATCCACCACGCCCTGGGCGACGGCGTGTCGCTCATGGCCTTATTGGTGGCTGGTTGCAGAAGAGCTGGGGACGAAGTAAAGATCCCGACTTTTCCTGGGAAGAGAAACAGAGCGAGTAAGGAAAAGGGTTGGTGGGCTATGGTGAATGGGTTTTGGGGTATGATGTGGTTTAGCTTGATATTTGTTGTGGAGTTTGTGATGAGGAGCTTGTGGGTTTGTGACGGTAAGACGGAGATTAGCGGCGGCGATGGGGTTGAGCTCTGGCCGAGGAAGCTGGCCACTGCTCGGTTCCGGCTTCAGGACATGAAGCTAATCAAGAACTCTGTTCCAGATGCG ACCATCAATGATGTTCTTATAGGGGTGATCTCCTCAGGGCTATCAAGATATCTATATCACCGAGATCCAAACG GTTTGCGTGACGGGACTCGAATGACGGGGATAGGCATGGTCAATTTAAGAAGGGAAGCTGGACTGCAG GAATTATCCGATTTGATGAAAGAAAATTCGGGGTCGGGTTGGGGTAACAAATTCGGCATGATGCTCCTACCGGTTTACTATCATAAAAGCGGTGGCGACCCTTTAGCTTATTTGAGGAGAGCCAAGGCTATGCTTGACAGGAAGAAGCAATCTCTGGAGGCTCATTTTTCATACGCAATCGGACTTTTTGTAATGACCTACTTCGGAGCAAAGGTTGCTAGCTGGCTTAATTACAGGATTGTTTGCCATACTACCTTCACTATCTCGAATGTACTTGGCCCCCAAGAAGAAATCACACTTGGAGGCAACCCAATTACTTACCTAAGAGTGAATAATTCCAGCCTGCCTCAT GCACTCACAATGCACATGATGAGCTATGCTGGAGGAGCAGATATGCAAATTGTGGCGGCCAAAGATATCATCCCGGACCCGGTGTTTCTCGCAAAGTGCTTTGAGGAGGCCTTGATTGATATGAAGGAAGCAGTTGCAGCTATCCATAGAACATAA